GCCTTCGTGGTCGATCAGCCAACCCTCGGGAACCTGCACGCCCTTGTTCACGGCGACCCGTACTTTGCCCTCGGCGACGACGGAGGTGGTCAGGTCCACCATGATGGGATCGGCGTCCCGGCGAGGTGCCGAGAAGGCGATGGGATTGGTGCTGATGCGCCCATCGATGCCGCCGAAGGGCGCGATCTGGCGGCCGAAGCGTCCCGCGTTTACGAAGGCCAGCCCGATCAGGCCTTCCCGGGCGGCCATGAGCGGATAGGCGCCCACGCGGCCCACGTGACTGGTACGCCGGAGGGTAACGGTGGCCGTCCCGTGCTTACGAGCTTTCTCCATGGCCAGCCGCATCGCGAAGGTGCCGCCCACCTGGCCGAGGGCGCCGCCGTTGTCCACCAGGGCCGTGCAAGGACTTTCCCTCAAAACCTGTACGTCGGCCCTTGCCTTGAACCGCCCCTCATCCATGATGGCCTTGATGTATTCGGGAATCCGTATGGCGCCGTGGGAATCATGGCCGAATAGGTTGGAATCCACGAGGTGGTCCACGACGCTGCGGGCATCGTCCGTCGTGCAGCCGGCCGCTTCCAGCACTTCGCAGCCGATACGATGCAGTTTCTCGGGAGAGATTACAGGCATTGTCTTCCTTTCTGTGTCCTGCACATACTTGCGTATGGCACTAACGGCGACGGTTCAGGATCGGAACTTCTCGAGTTTCCTTTGGAGTCCGGGCCGGTCGAGAACTTCCCTGTTGACTACATAGGAAGGCTCTTCCCCCCTGGAGACGGCCAGGGCCGCCTTCATACAGTCGTGCCCGATATCGCGGAACAGTTCGTGGGTCCAGCACGACGCGTGGGGCGCCAGGATTACGTTCGGAAGGGACAGCAGGGGATCGTCGGCAGCGGGCGGTTCCTGCTCGAAAACGTCTATAGCCGCACCCGCTATCCAGCCTTCCCGCAAAGCCTGCTCCAGTGCTTTCTGATCGACGATGGCGCCGCGCGCGGTGTTGATCAGGAAGGCGTCCGGCCGCATCATGCGCAGCTCGCGCGAACCGATGAGATAGCGGGTGTGTTCGTTCAACGGACAGTGGATGGTGACGAACGTGCTGCGTTTCAGCAGCGTCTCCAGGTCCACCAGTGTTACTCCGAGCCGGGCGGCCTCCTCCCCGGTCACAGCGGGGTCGGAGACGAGGATCTCCGATGGCTCGAAGGGCGCCAGCATGCGCACCACCTCGCGGCCGATCATGCCCATGCCGATCAGGCCGACCACGCGGTCCCGGATTTCGCATCCCATGTGATCAAACCGGGTACCCCAGTCGTCGTTCCGTACGATGGCGTCCTTGATCGTCACCCGGTGGCATAGCCCGAGCATCAGGGCCATCGTGGCGCTGGCCACCGGCTTGCGGGTGGCCTCAGGCGTGATGGTAACCATGATGTCCGCCTCCGTAGCGGCGTTCATATCGATCATGTCGTAGCCCACGCCCGTCCGGGCGATGAGCGCGAGACGCTCGACACCCGCGAAGGTGTCCCGCGTGTAGGGCTGACCCATGGAGATGACGGCGTCGAATGAAGCGAGCTGATCCGGGGTGACGGGCCACCGGTCCTCTTCGAGGTAAGTGTGAAAGACGCCGGCATCATCCAGCAGATCGACGCCGAAATCGTCGAACACGACCCCGCCGCCTGGACCCAGCAGATCGGCGACCAGGGCTACGCGGAAATCATTTGGCATGGTACATGTTTCCAGGTCAATTCGCGTTTCAGAACAGGATCTGGGACGTGGACTTGGCGATCAGCACCAGGGAGACGGCCGCCATGCCGATCAGGCCCAGGCCGCACCCGTAACCGGCCAGGATGACGGGCGCATAGGCGCGCCACCGTTTCTCGCCGTATCGCTTTCCGAAATAGAACCGGCCCAGCATGGCGCCGATGAACGTGGGCAGCGTGTAGTGAATCCACGCGCCGGTGCCCAGTCCGGCAATCAGCCCGTAAAACAGCAGCGGCGGTGCCTTGAGCACGCTAAGGACGCCGTACAGCGCTACCGCGAACCCCATCCCGGCACCGATGTACTCCCACTTTATAAGTTGCCCGATCACATCCGATCCACCCGGAAGGGTCGACTTGATCCAGATCGTTTCCATCGTCGCCTGCAACGGCCACATCTTTTCGACGAAAGGATAGGCCGCAGACGGTATGGGCGCCAGTTTCCAGATCAGGGCATAGAACAGGAAACTGAATACGATGAGCAGCAACAGGCTCAATATATACAGTTTGACCAGGCTTGGAAATCGCGTTCTGGTGAGTTCCAATTGCCGGAAGGTGGCCACGACGCCGCTGTGGTCGAAGAGCGGAACCGGCGCGAACCAGATGGCCACGCCCTTGTATCCCGACAGGTAGAAGGACCCTTCTCTCGCGTAGGGGAAGGACGATCCGTAGGGCGAGCCCGTGAGGCCGATCATGCGCGCGCCGATGTAGGAGAAGAATGGCGTCCACAGGAACCCGAATACCAGGGAGATCCATACCGGGAACGTGGGTTCGAGATAGTAGACCAGAAGAATGAAGCACAGGGTAGAAATCGCCCAGAGCGCGATGGGAATGGGCAGCCTGAAATCGCCCCGCTCCGGCGGCGGCCTGCGAGGTCCCTGGACTCCGGATGCGCCTTCCGGGTCTCTCCTCAGTGCGTGGGCGAAGGCGACCAGGCCGATCAGACCGATGACCAGCGAAGTGCCGATGGAGGAAAAACTGAGCCAGAAATCGATGGTATTGTTGATGGAGGTCGGGATGGTGCTCATTCCCGGCGCCCAGCTGTGCAACAGCCCGAAGTGGTAGAGGACCGGATTGGCGATGAAGGTGACGACGAAGGAACTGATGAAGGTGCCGACCACGATCCAGAAGGGCAGGATGAAGCCCACCAGGAGCGTGGCCATGTCCGTGCCGATGCCGATGGGCGACGCGGGGAGCACGTCCCGGACCCGCGGCGTGAAGTCCGCGAAGGGAATGGGGAAGACCTCGACGCCCTTGGTCAGCACGACGCCGGATACCGTCGGGACGACAACGTAGAGTATGCCCCAGCCCAGGCCGATCATGGCACCGACGGTAAACAGGCGCCACCGCCAGGTCTCCTCGCCCGCCGACGATTCCGCCAGCGCGGTGGCGCCGGCCGCCTGTACAGGCGCCAGCGGAAAGGGCAGGCGCTCGGTGTCGGCCGTAATGCGGAAGAGCACGTATCCCAGAGACAGGGCGTTGACGAGGCCGAGGATGGACACGAGGACGGCCAGGAGAATGGGTTCCAGCCACTCCATGGAGAAGAGGGTCCGGGTGATCAGCGAATCGGAACCCCGGGGCGGCGCTACCCACTGGGGGAGAAGCTGGGCCAGACCGTCCGCCTGAGGGGACTGGATCAGGTACTGGAACCAGATCATCTTGGCGAAAGGCGCGCCGTGCACCGACGATCCGGCCGCCATTCCGCTGGCACCCAGGCCCGTCGCCGCCAGACCGGCGGCGAGCCAGTAGAGGATGATGGCTTCCTGGGGCTTCAGCTTGATGAACAGGCGCTTCCCGATCTCGATGAACATGATGATGGTGACCCATTCCGCGGCGCCCGCGAAACTCTTTCCGGTCACCAGTTCCAGGTAGATCGCCCCCGGGAGCATGACCAGCCCGACGAAGAATGCGGCCCAGATGATCCGGCCGCTGAACCCATCCTCGTATGGCAGGCTGTCCGGCACGATCTGCCACCGGTCATCTGCGGAGGCAGAATTTGCGTCCTGATCCCGGGCTTCGGTCGACCCCGTCCGGGCCTGCTGTTCATCCCTGGTGCTATCGCTCATCCGTTCACTCGGCTCTTATATAGTTTCCCGACTTGTCCCAGTCCGGCCGTGTCAGGCCGTTCAGGTCCCAGACCACCTCTCCGCCTCGGACGGTCAGCAGGCACCTGAGCCGCCGGTCGCCGCGCATGCGGGCGTGGCCAGAGTCGACGAAACCGAATTCACCGTATTCCAGCTCCAGCACGGCGATGTCCGCCTCCGCGCCGATGCTCAGCGTGCCCAGTTCGGGACGCCGGATGACGCGGGCGGCATTTCGCGTGGAGCGCATGACCACGTCCTCCAGGGTCATGCCCATGTTCAGGCATTTCGACATGGTGGTGTTCATGCTCGCGTTGGGCAGCAGCGCGCTGTACTTGTGGTAGTCCGTGCTGATGGTATCCGGCAGGAACCCCTGCTCGATGGCCGGCACGGCGATGCGGAACCAGAAGCTGCCGCCGCCGTGGCCCAGGTCGAACAGGATGCCCTTGTCCCGTGCCTCCCGTACGTAGTCGTTCACCCGGCCGTGCTCGTCCAGCAGGGGGATGTGCTGCGCGTACAGGTGGGTGTGAATGTCGCCCGGACTCAGCTTCTTCAGCAGCAGGTCACGGTAGCTGCGGTTCGGCTTCGGGGCGAAATCTATCATGGCGATGGTACCGCTCCGCCGGGCCGCCTCGACCGCGCCGTCGACCGCTTCCCAGCCCGGTCCGTTGAAATGGGCGGTCTTGGATCCGACGACGTGTTCCGGGTACTTGCCGATCATGTCCGCGCAGGGCACGGGGTCCATCTCCGACACGTCCTGTTCCACCGCGCCTTCCATGCCGGCGCCCACGATGTTGATGAGCGCCAGGACCCGGGTTATGGACTCGGCGATGACCGTGTCCTTGAAGTCCTCGAACTTCTTCCATCCCGCGCCTCCGGTGTCGAGCACCGTGGTCACCCCGTTGGGGAGCACGTGGGCGTCGGGAAACACCCAGCCCCGATAACCGCCGTAGGCGTGCATGTGGATGTCGATCAGACCGGGCGTGACGTAATGGCCGTGGACGCGGGCGACCTTCCGGCCCTGCTCTGCGGGGATATCGTGTTCCATCGCCGCGATCAGCCCGCCGTCGACGGCCACGTCCCGGCTCTCGTTGATGCCGTTCTCCGGGTCGATGACGTGGCCGCCCTTGATGATCAGGTCGTACATCTTTGCTCCTCTCTCATGGTCGCGCCGTACATCTCCGCTCCTCTACGCCGGTTACAGGGCCGTGTGACGATCGAATGTCTTTATCTCCCGGTACCGTTCCTTTATGGGTTCGGCGATCGTCCGCCACACGAGAAACCGCTTCCTCAATACGGCGAAGAACCGCCTGTTGATCGTCTGCCACTGCGCCAGGTCGCCGCTGCGGCGGTGGATCACGATCAGGATGCGGTACAGTCTCTCGTGGGGAACGGGCTCCAGCTCAAGCCGCACGTCCTGGCTGATGGCGAGGTCATAGGGCGCCAGCCAGACGGTGGACGCTACGTGATAGGTGTCGAAGGTATCGCCCGGTATCGCGTCGAGCGTGGTCCCCTCGGCGACGAAGTCCTCCGCCGAACTGTCTTCATGCGTCTGGAATATGTGGTTCAGATAACCCGACAGAGGCAACGCTTCGGGGATGGTCACCGTGAACGGGAACTCGAAGCGCCAGTCGTCGCCGTCGGGCGGAGGCGGCGACCAGCGTCGCGTCACGTCCTCTACCGTCATGTCCGCGGCCTTCTTTGCCGGGTAGAGGGTGGACAGAAATACGACGGCCATGACGACCATGGTGGCGTACACGGTCGACAGGGAGGAATA
This genomic stretch from Gemmatimonadota bacterium harbors:
- a CDS encoding amidohydrolase/deacetylase family metallohydrolase, with the translated sequence MYDLIIKGGHVIDPENGINESRDVAVDGGLIAAMEHDIPAEQGRKVARVHGHYVTPGLIDIHMHAYGGYRGWVFPDAHVLPNGVTTVLDTGGAGWKKFEDFKDTVIAESITRVLALINIVGAGMEGAVEQDVSEMDPVPCADMIGKYPEHVVGSKTAHFNGPGWEAVDGAVEAARRSGTIAMIDFAPKPNRSYRDLLLKKLSPGDIHTHLYAQHIPLLDEHGRVNDYVREARDKGILFDLGHGGGSFWFRIAVPAIEQGFLPDTISTDYHKYSALLPNASMNTTMSKCLNMGMTLEDVVMRSTRNAARVIRRPELGTLSIGAEADIAVLELEYGEFGFVDSGHARMRGDRRLRCLLTVRGGEVVWDLNGLTRPDWDKSGNYIRAE
- a CDS encoding Ldh family oxidoreductase — its product is MPVISPEKLHRIGCEVLEAAGCTTDDARSVVDHLVDSNLFGHDSHGAIRIPEYIKAIMDEGRFKARADVQVLRESPCTALVDNGGALGQVGGTFAMRLAMEKARKHGTATVTLRRTSHVGRVGAYPLMAAREGLIGLAFVNAGRFGRQIAPFGGIDGRISTNPIAFSAPRRDADPIMVDLTTSVVAEGKVRVAVNKGVQVPEGWLIDHEGNPTTDPTVIKGPAPNGAILPMGGIVAHKGYSLGLLVEILGGALSGQGCAQGEQIVESNGVLFTVYDISFFTDLDWYYEEVEGMVRHVKASRIAPGFDEILMPGEPEFRLAAKRRREGISIDDTTWQQMKEAGTRVGLNPEQW
- a CDS encoding dehydrogenase — its product is MPNDFRVALVADLLGPGGGVVFDDFGVDLLDDAGVFHTYLEEDRWPVTPDQLASFDAVISMGQPYTRDTFAGVERLALIARTGVGYDMIDMNAATEADIMVTITPEATRKPVASATMALMLGLCHRVTIKDAIVRNDDWGTRFDHMGCEIRDRVVGLIGMGMIGREVVRMLAPFEPSEILVSDPAVTGEEAARLGVTLVDLETLLKRSTFVTIHCPLNEHTRYLIGSRELRMMRPDAFLINTARGAIVDQKALEQALREGWIAGAAIDVFEQEPPAADDPLLSLPNVILAPHASCWTHELFRDIGHDCMKAALAVSRGEEPSYVVNREVLDRPGLQRKLEKFRS
- a CDS encoding peptide transporter, giving the protein MSDSTRDEQQARTGSTEARDQDANSASADDRWQIVPDSLPYEDGFSGRIIWAAFFVGLVMLPGAIYLELVTGKSFAGAAEWVTIIMFIEIGKRLFIKLKPQEAIILYWLAAGLAATGLGASGMAAGSSVHGAPFAKMIWFQYLIQSPQADGLAQLLPQWVAPPRGSDSLITRTLFSMEWLEPILLAVLVSILGLVNALSLGYVLFRITADTERLPFPLAPVQAAGATALAESSAGEETWRWRLFTVGAMIGLGWGILYVVVPTVSGVVLTKGVEVFPIPFADFTPRVRDVLPASPIGIGTDMATLLVGFILPFWIVVGTFISSFVVTFIANPVLYHFGLLHSWAPGMSTIPTSINNTIDFWLSFSSIGTSLVIGLIGLVAFAHALRRDPEGASGVQGPRRPPPERGDFRLPIPIALWAISTLCFILLVYYLEPTFPVWISLVFGFLWTPFFSYIGARMIGLTGSPYGSSFPYAREGSFYLSGYKGVAIWFAPVPLFDHSGVVATFRQLELTRTRFPSLVKLYILSLLLLIVFSFLFYALIWKLAPIPSAAYPFVEKMWPLQATMETIWIKSTLPGGSDVIGQLIKWEYIGAGMGFAVALYGVLSVLKAPPLLFYGLIAGLGTGAWIHYTLPTFIGAMLGRFYFGKRYGEKRWRAYAPVILAGYGCGLGLIGMAAVSLVLIAKSTSQILF